The DNA region CCAAAGTCGCGTTGAGTAATCCGCCGACGGAGTCGCCCGTCTTCGCCGCCACGGACTCCGTAGCGCGACTCAGCAGCGCTGCCAGCGGCACGATGGCACATACCGAGAGCAAGAAAAGCGACGTGTGCGAGTCGGGCCGGAACTTCGCCGCTCCGAACACGATGGGGACGAACGCTAAGAGCCACAGTAGAGGGTTCCGGCGAAATTCATTAAGAAGCGGTTTCATGTCGTCATTTTCGCCTCGCTTGAGATCGCTCGGGCCGGCTTGAGACACGTTGCGGCGGCATCCGATCAGTCACTTTCCCGTCGACTGCGAGGCTGCCGGCGTTCAAGCTAGCAGTCGGTAATCGCCGATGATACCGATAACTAGTTCTTTGTTCGAGCTAGGGCTTGGGTAGCGGATTGCAATTAATCCGACGCGACGCGCGGGCTGGGAGCCCGCATCATGCGAGCATTCTCGATTCTCATTCGCCGCTCAAGTCGCGTCGTCGTCGCACTGTTGATCGCCGTCGCAATCGCCCCGTTAGCTCGGGCTCAGACGACGCACGACCCGAACGGATCAACGACGTCGCACGGTAACCTGCGAGTTTCGTCTGTGCAGCGTGTCGGGTTCGATCGCACGAATGAGCCGGTACTCGATGACTCCGCTTTACCTTTCCGCGGATCCATGAGCGAGCGATCCAAGCTCGCCGGCGATTGGGGCGGACGGCGTGCCGATTTGCGGGCCGGCGGCGTCACGCTCGATGTCAGCACGACGCAATTCTATCAAGGCGTCGCGACCGGTGGATTGGAGCAGGCATTTCAATACGGCGGACGCAATGACTACTTCTTGAATGTCGACGGAGAGAAGGTCGGGCTCTGGAGCGGCCTCGCGGTGACGCTGCACGCCGAAACCCGCTACGGCGAATCGGTGAACTCGATTGCCGGAACGCTTATGGCACCGAATCTGATGTCGGCGTTTCCGCTGCCGAGCGGGACAGTCACCGCTCTGACCAATGTCACGTTCACGCAGTCGTTTTCGGAAGCTTTTCAGGTCTTCGCCGGCAAGCTCAATACGATGGACGGTTCCGAGCAACCGCTGACCGGAGCCGACAACTTCAACGGCTTTCAAAACATAGCGATGCTCTACAACCCCGTGTTTGCGCGCACCGTCCCGTACTCGACGTTCGGTGCGGGGTTCGCTTATCTGAAAGACGACGAGTCGGTGTTTTCGGTGACCGTCTACGACACGAACGATACGACGACCGTCGGCGGCTTCAACACCTTCCTCGACAACGGCGTGACGATCTACGCGGAACTTAATGCGTCAACGAACTTCTTCGACCTACCCGGTCACCAGGGGATTTCGGGAACCTACAGCACCGGCACCTATACAGACCTAACACCGACGGCCTACCTCGATCCGATTGCGGGCCTGATCGTTGCATCCGCTCCACGGACAGGCTCTTGGTGTTCGGCATACAACTTCGATCAAGCGTTTTACGTCTCACCCGAAGACCCGAATCAAATGTGGGGCCTGTTCGGCAACTTCGGCATCGCGGACGACAACCCAAGCCCCGCTCGATGGCTCGCCAGTGCCGGACTCAGCGGGACCGGTGGGATCGCGGGACGAAAAGGCGATTCCTTCGGCTTCGCATATTTCTACTTAGGAGTGAGCGACTCCTTGAAAAACCTAGCTCCTCTTTTGCTGCCGTTGCGAGACGAGCACGGCATCGAACTGTACTACAACGTGGCACTAACGCCTTGGTGCCGGATCACACCGGATCTGCAGACGATCACTCCGTTTCGCGACCGAGCGGAGACGGCGTTGCTTGTCGGGTTACGAGCGAGAATTGACTTCTGAGAAGTGCGGCAGCGACAGCGATTGAATTCGCAAGATCAACGCTCCCAATCCGACGATCGACATTGCAACGCGACGGCCTCGTGGTGGGGCTCTGAGTCAGACTTTCGTTTTGACTGATTCCCCGCCGGAATCAGCGCAATTGAAAGACAATCGGGCCGTCGGAGCTCCATCCAAAAATTGAGAACCGGCCGATCGAGATTCTCGAGAGAGCCGGCCGCAAAACAGTTGACGATTGTTCCACCGGTCAATGGCTTCTAGCCAGCCGCGAACTACACTGGTTGAAGACGAAACAACACCACCATGAAGAGGCACCACTGTGGCAAAGTCGCGCAAAACAGCGGCACGCGAGGGAGACGAAGCCGAGCGTCCGCTTGAGACCAGTCCCTCGCTTAAATCACATCCGACGCTGGAGGAGCTTTATGCGATGGGCAAAAGCCTGCGCGAAAAATGCCCTCGTCAGGCGCACGCGTCTTGGGAGGCGCTGGACCATCGCGCGGATCCCGTCGACTTGATGCTGGAGTCGAACGCGGGACGCATCCCCCAACTGATCCCGGTTCGTCATGGCCGTATGATGAGGTCGCCGTTCACGTTCTTTCGTGGTGCGGCGCTGAACATGGCCGCCGACCTGGCAGGCACTCCCTCGACCGGCCTTCGCGTTCAGGCCTGCGGCGACTGTCATCTCATGAATTTCGGTGCGTATGCGACGCCCGAGCGCCGTGTGATCTTCGACATCAACGATCTCGACGAGACCTTGCCGGCACCCTGGGAATGGGACGTCAAGCGTTTGGCCGCCAGTTTCGTGCTGGCTTGCCGCGACGACGGCTTCAGCGAAGACACGGCCCGCGATGCCGTGTTGAACTGTGTCCGTTCCTATCGCGAGTCGATGGCGGAATACGCGGAAATGCCGACCCTCGACGTGTGGTATGCCAACATCGACGCGGAAGATCTGATCCCGACGATCCGCGACGAAGAAGCTCGCAAGCGTTTCGAAAAGCGCCTGGAGAAAGCCCGGCAGCGGAGCGTGTTGGAACACGAGTTTCCGGAACTCACCACCACCGCCGGTCTGGCCCCGGAAATCAGAGACAATCCGCCGCTGATCTATCATCCGCGCGAGATGGGGCACGAAGAGCAAATGGTCAACGTCCGAAAGGCCTTTGCCCGCTATCGAGAGACGATGCAAGAAGATCGGCGTCTGCTGCTCGATCGTTTCAAGCTCTTGGACTTCGCCATCAAAGTAGTCGGCGTAGGCAGCGTCGGAACTTACTGCGGCATCATTTTGCTGATGGCGAGTGAGCACGATCCTCTGTTCTTGCAGTTCAAACAGGCGCGCCCTTCAGTCCTCGAAAAGTACGCAGGCAAGAGTCGGCATGCGAACGACGGCGAGCGCATCGTACACGGCTGTCGAATGATGCAATCGGCCAGCGATTTGTTCCTGGGTTGGACTGAAGGAGAAGCCGGTCGGCATTTCTACATTCGCCAACTCAAGGATATGAAAATCAAGCCGATGGTCGAGGTCTTCACGCCCGGAGTGATGCTGGAGTACGCCGAGTTGTGCGGCCGGACCTTGGCTCATGCTCACGCTCGCTCCGGCGAACCCGCGAAAATCAGCGGGTATCTCGGTGACGGCGATAAGTTCGATGAAGCGATCGCCGATTTCTCGCATGCCTATGCCGATCAAACGGAGCGCGACTACGAAGTGTTGTTGCAGGCGGTGCGCGCAGGGAATTTGGAGGTCTTTGTCGAAGAGACGTGAACGACAAGCCTCCTGAAAGGCGGAGTGGCGTCGTTGATCGGCCGATACCGTTGCGAAGAACGATCACGCTCGACGGCAAGTGGCTTTTTAGGATCTTTTCGCGTGATCGCCGCCCGCTCGCCTGCTCAAGATGTATTCGGCGCGCACATTCTCCCTCGTTTCAGCGAGAGCTCACGCTCGGAGCGTGATTGGCGGCGAACAATTTCGGGTCGAGTTTGGTAAGCATCCCTTTGAGTCGGTCGATCGCCCCTTCGGTCGCTTGTCCGCCGATGACGGCCATTTCGTCGGCACGGGTGAACTCCGAGAGGTCGAACGATGTCACGTCGGGCGCGATGACGCAATCGGCCGGTTCGACTCCGACCGCGTTCATGCTGTGGTTCTGGATCATGGTTTGCCGCATGATCACTTGAATCGTCGAGAAGGCTTTGCTCACGGCTCCGGTTCGCTTGCTGCGGATACCCATAAAATCTTTTTCTAGTTTCGCGGACACGGTCGACGCGATGACGAAGTTGCACCCTTTGGCGACTAAGACGTTCGCCGGAACGTTATTGAGTAAGCCGCCGTCAACGACCGCTTGTTCGGAGCGCACGATCGGCAGCGAGAGCGGGGCCAAGTTGATGCTCTCTAGGATATTATGCACGGCATCGCCTGCGTCTCGCACGAGCGGAATTCCCTCGACCAAGTCGACGGCCACCGTGTACATAGGAATGACCAACTGCTGCATTCGCAGGTCGTGCAAGTATTTGCGCAACATCGGATCGAATTTGTTGCACCGGTACTTATAGAGCAGATACCAGTACCCGCCGGCGGGAAGCTGCCTAAATAACCACGAAGGCAGCAAGTCTTTCATGAACGATCGAGTTGCGTGTTCCGGGCTCATGCCTGAAGCGTAGAGAGTTCCCGTCATCGCCCCCGCGCTGGTGCCCGCCAGCATGTCGACGAAGATTCCGTTCCGCTCCAATGCATCGAGCACGCCCAAATGGGCCATGCCGCGCGCGGCTCCTCCGCCCAGTGCCAAGCCGATTTGCACGCCGCGTAAGTGATGGACGATTCGTTCGATGCCCTGCTGCAGCAGGCGGCCCTGATTCGGCTGCGGCTTGCCTGAATACGTCTTGAAGTCGCGGGACGCCAACTCATCGAGTTCCGCGACATTCGGAGGTGCCGGAGCGTCGCAATCGAGGATCCACACGATGCGAACCTTTTCGCGCAATCGCGGCGAAGACGCCTGCAGGGCCTGCAACTGCCGCACGGCGGTCGTCGCATCTTGCGGCTGGATGCACCACAGCACGATATCGGAGTAACTCATCGCTCGATTGAGTTCGTCGAACGAGCGACCGGCGCCGAGGTCGACGAATATGCGCCCGTACGACGCCCACTCTTTCAGAATTCGATTGACCCCCTCTTGACCGACGAACACGTCGTTCTCGTAGAGAAGTCGGTGCGGAACGCCCTCCTCGAACTTTCCTGCTTCGTCATCACCCGCCACGCACGGCGATTCGCCGAGTTGTTGCAACCGTCGTACCAAGCGGCCCGTTATCGAGCGGCTGGCGACGGAGTGATGAACGACTCCGACGACGGTCGGTTTAGGAAGGTCGCGGTCGACCGTCACCAACTGTTTCACGATGCCGGCCGCGACGCGAAACATCGTGAGTTGAAACTCGGCATGCTTGGACGACAGTCGGAGGAGCTCGTCCAAGGTCAACCGTACGACGGTCGACTGCTCAAGGGCTTCGACCCGCAAATGCGACCGGTCGGGCAACAGGACGGAGAATAGTCCCACAACGGAGCCGCGACCGAAAACATCGTGACGGATTTGTTTGCCGATGCGGTCGAAGAGCGAGCCCGCCAGTCGTCCGGTGACGACGAAGTAAACGTGATTGATCTCCGCATCTATTTCGATGACGACCTGTCCCGGCTGGAACTCGATCAACTCACCCGAGGCGGCGATGTCTTGAATCACTTGCTCTGGAAGCCCGCGAGCCCAGTCCAAACGCTGGAGTTCGGTTCGGATCCGAGGTCGGTCGAACTCCATGGGAACACCTCGTAGGCGCGCTCGATCACATTGCAGTAATCTGCGCTAAAAAATGATGCCGAAACGGCTTAATCGCATGAGTCTAGCCGATAGCACTCGAAAAGACACCTCGCGCTCAATCTCACCGCTACCGGAGTGACCTACACATTCGTATCGGTACGCGATGGCGTCGCCGGTCACGAACAAGAAGTTCGCAAGCAACGAGGGCATCTGATAGAAGAGGACTTGGGCCGGGCCCGCCAAGCCTCGATCGATCGTCGGGCCGTCATGACCTTGCGCAACCGGCACGGCTTGGTAGATGCGGTGGAACAGCCTCGTAGCTGGAGCAGCCGGTAGCCGATCGGCGGACATGATCGCTTGCATAAGTCGCGGCCGGCGCACGAGCATCGCAAGTGCCGAAGCCTTCCTCGTTGCTGAGGCGACTCGATCACTTGCTCTTGAACTGTTCACGCAAATCCTTTTGCCAAGGAGTCGCTTCGGCACATCGCTTGCGTTGGTTCCATGACGACGTGAGGCATCGCAGATGAAAGTGCCCGTAAGTGAAATAGCAGCCGCACCCTTTGAAAGTCGCGGTGTGCGGTTTTTGCTCCTCTCAGTGCGAAGTCGCGCGCTTAACCACCCGTCTCTAACTACGCCTAAGTCGAAAAGAGGTCGTTATGTTGCGTTATGCTTTGATTTTTCTCGTGATCGCTTTGCTTGCCAGCGCCTTCGGCATGTTCGGTCTATCGGGCGTCGCGATGGAAGCCGCGCGGATACTCTTTTTCGTGTTCTTGGTGATGCTCGTGATTTCTTTGTTTTCTGGGCGACGAGGCTCAAAGGTTTAGCGGCCTCTTGATCCATTGCCTCCGGCGCCACACTGAGTCGCTTCGACCTCCCTTCTCGGCTTCTGCCTAAAGATGTGCACGTTGGCTTCGAATCGACGAGAATCGCTTCCGGCGTTGAACTGAATTCGCGGCTCGAAGCGATGCGGGAGTTGATCGAAGCAGGTGCGAAGAGCGACGAGATGCTACTGCGAGGATACGTTCTCCAGTCGCGTGATCGCGATCGATGGCAAGTACGAGAGGATTCCGTGTTCTACAAAAGTCCGTTCCGTTTATTGCCTGGCTCTGTGCGGGGGCAAGTCGCCGTGGTTCTGAACGGAACCTTACTGGTCTTGTTTCTTGCATTTCTCGTTTACGATTACGGCAACGATTCCGCCGATCGGTTGGAACTGAATCTTCGAGCGCTTGATGAACAGGCCCGAATTCTGATGCCCGCCGTTTTGAACTCGACCGGAAGCGAAACTAGCCGACTTCAAGACTATCTCGCCGATACGCACCGCCGCATGGAGGCGACTCATCCGGACGAGCACATGGTTGCCGTCGATGCGAACGGGAGGTTCACCCAGATCGGAGTTTCCCTTCAGGAAGAAGAGCGAGTCGCCGCCGAACTTCGAGAAATCAGCACGACCGGCAGCCGTTTCGTCGAGATCGAAGGACAAGCGTATCTAGTCGGCCTCTACCACGAAGCTACGACGATCGTTTACGTGGCTGAGGATTTGAGAGACGTTCGCGCGGCGATTCGTGCCGACCTCAAGCGGCACGTCGTCGGCGTCGCGGTCGCGCTGCTGTGCGGGGTCCTGGTCATCAATTGCGTTCTCTGGCTAGCGTTTCATCGGCCTCTGGCGACTCTCACTCACGCGGTCGCCAAGATCGGTTCCGGAAAACTCGGATTGCAAATCGACCGGATCGGTACCACCGAATTCGACGTGCTGGCTACTGCGATCAATGGAATGAGCCATTCCCTGGCCGAAGCCGATCGCGCGCAGGCGGCGCAGATGCGGAAGGCTCGAACGATTCAACGACATTTGCTGCCGGCTCGGATGCAACTGGAAGGCTTTACGATCGCACATCATTTCGAACCGGCGGATTCGATCGGCGGTGACTACTACGACTTGTTTCCGTTGGAGGATGGAAGCGGCCTGTTTTGCATCGCGGACGTCACCGGCCACGGCGTGTCGGCCGCCCTGGTCGTCGCGATCGTCAAGACGATCTTAATCAATGCCGTGGAGCGATGCGGCGACCCGGGCGAAGTCATGGCCGAGGTCAATCGACGTTTGAATGCCATGGACATTCCGGACATCTTCGTCAGTATGGCGCTGGTCCGACTTCGCCCCGGTTGTAAGGAATTGGAATACGCCGGCGCAGGACACCCTCCCGCTTTGATCATCGGTCCAGACT from Planctomycetia bacterium includes:
- a CDS encoding carbohydrate porin, whose product is MSERSKLAGDWGGRRADLRAGGVTLDVSTTQFYQGVATGGLEQAFQYGGRNDYFLNVDGEKVGLWSGLAVTLHAETRYGESVNSIAGTLMAPNLMSAFPLPSGTVTALTNVTFTQSFSEAFQVFAGKLNTMDGSEQPLTGADNFNGFQNIAMLYNPVFARTVPYSTFGAGFAYLKDDESVFSVTVYDTNDTTTVGGFNTFLDNGVTIYAELNASTNFFDLPGHQGISGTYSTGTYTDLTPTAYLDPIAGLIVASAPRTGSWCSAYNFDQAFYVSPEDPNQMWGLFGNFGIADDNPSPARWLASAGLSGTGGIAGRKGDSFGFAYFYLGVSDSLKNLAPLLLPLRDEHGIELYYNVALTPWCRITPDLQTITPFRDRAETALLVGLRARIDF
- a CDS encoding DUF2252 domain-containing protein, translated to MGKSLREKCPRQAHASWEALDHRADPVDLMLESNAGRIPQLIPVRHGRMMRSPFTFFRGAALNMAADLAGTPSTGLRVQACGDCHLMNFGAYATPERRVIFDINDLDETLPAPWEWDVKRLAASFVLACRDDGFSEDTARDAVLNCVRSYRESMAEYAEMPTLDVWYANIDAEDLIPTIRDEEARKRFEKRLEKARQRSVLEHEFPELTTTAGLAPEIRDNPPLIYHPREMGHEEQMVNVRKAFARYRETMQEDRRLLLDRFKLLDFAIKVVGVGSVGTYCGIILLMASEHDPLFLQFKQARPSVLEKYAGKSRHANDGERIVHGCRMMQSASDLFLGWTEGEAGRHFYIRQLKDMKIKPMVEVFTPGVMLEYAELCGRTLAHAHARSGEPAKISGYLGDGDKFDEAIADFSHAYADQTERDYEVLLQAVRAGNLEVFVEET
- a CDS encoding patatin-like phospholipase family protein, with the translated sequence MEFDRPRIRTELQRLDWARGLPEQVIQDIAASGELIEFQPGQVVIEIDAEINHVYFVVTGRLAGSLFDRIGKQIRHDVFGRGSVVGLFSVLLPDRSHLRVEALEQSTVVRLTLDELLRLSSKHAEFQLTMFRVAAGIVKQLVTVDRDLPKPTVVGVVHHSVASRSITGRLVRRLQQLGESPCVAGDDEAGKFEEGVPHRLLYENDVFVGQEGVNRILKEWASYGRIFVDLGAGRSFDELNRAMSYSDIVLWCIQPQDATTAVRQLQALQASSPRLREKVRIVWILDCDAPAPPNVAELDELASRDFKTYSGKPQPNQGRLLQQGIERIVHHLRGVQIGLALGGGAARGMAHLGVLDALERNGIFVDMLAGTSAGAMTGTLYASGMSPEHATRSFMKDLLPSWLFRQLPAGGYWYLLYKYRCNKFDPMLRKYLHDLRMQQLVIPMYTVAVDLVEGIPLVRDAGDAVHNILESINLAPLSLPIVRSEQAVVDGGLLNNVPANVLVAKGCNFVIASTVSAKLEKDFMGIRSKRTGAVSKAFSTIQVIMRQTMIQNHSMNAVGVEPADCVIAPDVTSFDLSEFTRADEMAVIGGQATEGAIDRLKGMLTKLDPKLFAANHAPSVSSR
- a CDS encoding DUF1328 domain-containing protein encodes the protein MLRYALIFLVIALLASAFGMFGLSGVAMEAARILFFVFLVMLVISLFSGRRGSKV
- a CDS encoding SpoIIE family protein phosphatase; this encodes MFLAFLVYDYGNDSADRLELNLRALDEQARILMPAVLNSTGSETSRLQDYLADTHRRMEATHPDEHMVAVDANGRFTQIGVSLQEEERVAAELREISTTGSRFVEIEGQAYLVGLYHEATTIVYVAEDLRDVRAAIRADLKRHVVGVAVALLCGVLVINCVLWLAFHRPLATLTHAVAKIGSGKLGLQIDRIGTTEFDVLATAINGMSHSLAEADRAQAAQMRKARTIQRHLLPARMQLEGFTIAHHFEPADSIGGDYYDLFPLEDGSGLFCIADVTGHGVSAALVVAIVKTILINAVERCGDPGEVMAEVNRRLNAMDIPDIFVSMALVRLRPGCKELEYAGAGHPPALIIGPDSSVRKLESMGPLLGIGIDFEWTTERTPFAREDRLLLFTDGVTETSSPVQGLFNLSRLQEVALASRRGSPAEGVEAIVTQLAEYRASCPPDDDVTLMLIDSNCDGARNSA